One window of Mesorhizobium loti R88b genomic DNA carries:
- a CDS encoding IS5 family transposase (programmed frameshift) gives MSRYDLTDFEWRVIEPLLPNKPGGMPRVDDRHVLNGIFWVLRSGAPWRDLPERYGPRTTCYNRFARWRKAGVWDRLMDAISAAHDGAIQMIDSTSIRAHQQAATAKKGGQIIVSVSRSGLTTKIHVVDDAQGLPIRLGLTAGQAHDGQIADRLLDHLGPRTIVLADKAYDADRIRALIQGQGATPNIPAKSNRKWKPCFSKRLYRERNLIERFFSKLRHFRRVSTRYEKLADNFLPMVQLASIRLWLRAYESSCNLWLLPSGLG, from the exons ATGAGCCGATATGATTTGACCGACTTCGAGTGGCGCGTTATCGAGCCGCTCTTGCCCAACAAGCCGGGAGGGATGCCGCGCGTCGATGACCGCCACGTGCTGAACGGCATTTTCTGGGTCTTGCGATCCGGTGCCCCATGGCGAGACCTGCCGGAACGCTACGGTCCGCGGACCACCTGCTACAACCGGTTTGCGCGATGGCGGAAGGCAGGCGTATGGGACCGCCTGATGGACGCCATCAGCGCCGCCCACGACGGCGCCATACAGATGATCGACAGCACTTCCATCCGGGCGCACCAGCAGGCTGCGACGGCAAAAAAGGGGGGCCAGATCATTGTCTCGGTC TCGCGCAGTGGGCTCACGACCAAGATCCACGTCGTCGACGACGCGCAAGGGCTCCCAATCCGGCTCGGTCTGACAGCAGGACAGGCACATGACGGTCAGATCGCTGATCGGCTTCTCGATCATCTTGGCCCACGCACCATCGTGCTGGCCGACAAAGCCTACGACGCCGACCGCATCCGGGCACTGATCCAGGGGCAGGGTGCCACGCCCAACATCCCGGCCAAGAGTAACCGGAAATGGAAGCCCTGCTTCAGCAAACGGCTCTACCGCGAGCGCAACCTGATCGAACGCTTCTTCTCCAAGTTGAGGCACTTCCGTCGCGTCTCAACCCGCTATGAAAAGCTCGCCGACAACTTCCTCCCCATGGTCCAGCTCGCGTCAATACGCCTGTGGCTGCGCGCTTATGAGTCATCGTGTAATTTGTGGTTGCTTCCCTCGGGACTCGGGTGA